The sequence AACTTACTGTAGCCAATAATTCAGTGTTGAGTTTTGGACATTTTCAGGCGCTTACTGAACCTGCAACATGAAAGAAGTGAGTTTTTTCTCTTCAGGATGCAGCCTTACTGAACCACAATGCCGGAACTTGAACAGTAGACAAGAGTTTTGTTCTGATTCTTACTACTCCATGGTCTGCTGCACTGCAGGTACGTGGCCGTGGGCAACGAGCCATTCTTGGCAGCGTACAAGGGGTCGTTCATGAAGGTCACCTTGCCGGCGCTGGAGAACATCCAGAACGCGCTCAACGACGCGGGCGTCAGCGACCGGATCAAGGCGACGGTCCCTCTCAACGCCGACGTGTACAACTCCCCGGCCAGGAACCCCGTGCCATCGGCGGGCCGCTTCCGCGCCGAGATCTCCGGCGTCATGACGGACATGGTCAAGTTCCTGGCCAAGAACAAGGCGCCCTTCACCGTCAACATCTACCCCTTCCTCAGCCTCTACCTCGACGACAACTTCCCCCTGGACTTTGCCTTCTTCGACGGCGGCGCGACGCCGGTGAACGACAACGGGGTCATGTACACCAACGTGTACGACGCCAACTTCGACACGCTggtggcggcgctggcggcggtggGGCACGGGGACATGCCGATCATTGTCGGTGAGGTCGGTTGGCCCACCGATGGCGACAGGCACGCCAAGGCGTCCCACGCGCACCGCTTCTACGAcgggctgctgaggcggctggcggcgaaccgaggcacgccggcgaggccgaaccgGCACATCGAGACGTACCTCTTCGGGCTGGTGGACGAGGACCGGAAGAGCGTGCAGCCGGGCAGCTTCGAGCGGCACTGGGGCATCTTCCGGTACGACGGGCAGCCCAAGTTCGGCATGGACCTGAGCGGGCAGGGCCGCCGGGACGCGACGCTGGTGCCGGCCAAGGGCGTGCAGTACCTGTCGAGAACGTGGTGCGCGCTCAACCCCAAGGCCAGCAG comes from Triticum aestivum cultivar Chinese Spring chromosome 5B, IWGSC CS RefSeq v2.1, whole genome shotgun sequence and encodes:
- the LOC123110316 gene encoding glucan endo-1,3-beta-glucosidase 8; translated protein: MTRLAAALLLAAAAAVLVLAGAAEGLGVNWGTQASHPLPPKVVVQLLKDNGIKKVKLFETNLEAMKALAGSGVEVMLAIPNDMLHRIAGDSAAAKDWVKRNVKRFDFDGGVVIKYVAVGNEPFLAAYKGSFMKVTLPALENIQNALNDAGVSDRIKATVPLNADVYNSPARNPVPSAGRFRAEISGVMTDMVKFLAKNKAPFTVNIYPFLSLYLDDNFPLDFAFFDGGATPVNDNGVMYTNVYDANFDTLVAALAAVGHGDMPIIVGEVGWPTDGDRHAKASHAHRFYDGLLRRLAANRGTPARPNRHIETYLFGLVDEDRKSVQPGSFERHWGIFRYDGQPKFGMDLSGQGRRDATLVPAKGVQYLSRTWCALNPKASRDDLNKLLGAKIDYACSNADCTTLGYGSSCNGMDAKGNASYAFNAYYQTQSQEDEACDFQGLALPTQTDPSTATCNFTIQIATSGAAVTRLGVAPVAAALLVALLQLSLS